A section of the Citrus sinensis cultivar Valencia sweet orange chromosome 8, DVS_A1.0, whole genome shotgun sequence genome encodes:
- the LOC102629783 gene encoding 3-hydroxy-3-methylglutaryl-coenzyme A reductase 1-like, translated as MEVRRRSIASAKPVHSKTIEEEETHAQLPLPLYIINALFFTLFFTVVYYLLSRWREKIRNSTPLHVVTLSEMVAIVAFVASCIYLLGFFGIDFVQSILRPSADVWASEDLEEEDSHVIIKDDSRNLPCGQALDCSHVMTLPQPQPQPQPLPSLIIDHDPNTLTFTTEEDEEMIKSVVDGTTPSYSLESKLGDCRRAAAIRREALQRSTGKSLHGLPLEGFDYGSILGQCCEMPVGYVQIPVGIAGPLLLDGREYSVPMATTEGCLVASANRGCKAIHLSGGATSVLLKDGMTRAPVVRFGSAKRAAELKLFLENPVNFDPLSMVFNKSSRFARLQAIKCAIAGKNLYLRFTCSTGDAMGMNMVSKGVQNVLDFLQAEFPDMDVIGISGNFCSDKKPAAVNWIEGRGKSVVCEAIIKGDVVRKVLKTNVDALVELNMLKNLTGSAMAGALGGFNAHASNIVTAVYIATGQDPAQNVESSHCITMMEAINDGKDLHVSVTMPSIEVGTVGGGTQLASQSACLNLLGVKGANKESPGANSRLLATIVAGSVLAGELSLMSALAAGQLVKSHMKYNRSSKDVTKASS; from the exons ATGGAAGTCCGCCGGAGATCGATTGCCTCTGCCAAACCGGTTCATTCCAAAACAATCGAAGAGGAAGAAACACACGCGCAGCTGCCGCTTCCTCTGTACATCATCAATGCCTTGTTCTTCACGCTCTTCTTCACCGTCGTTTACTACTTGCTCTCCCGCTGGCGCGAGAAGATTCGCAATTCGACGCCCCTCCACGTCGTGACACTCTCCGAGATGGTGGCCATTGTAGCCTTCGTCGCTTCGTGTATTTATCTGCTGGGATTTTTCGGAATCGACTTCGTTCAGTCAATCCTCCGGCCTTCTGCTGACGTGTGGGCTTCCGAAGACCTGGAGGAAGAGGATAGCCACGTCATCATTAAGGATGATTCTCGGAATTTACCATGTGGCCAAGCCCTCGATTGCTCCCATGTCATGACTCTGCCACAGCCACAGCCGCAGCCGCAGCCACTGCCTAGCTTAATCATCGATCACGATCCCAATACGCTGACGTTTACGACCGAAGAGGATGAGGAGATGATCAAGTCTGTGGTGGATGGGACGACGCCGTCTTACTCTTTGGAATCCAAATTGGGGGATTGCCGTAGGGCTGCGGCAATCAGGCGGGAGGCTTTGCAGAGATCAACTGGCAAGTCTTTGCATGGTTTGCCATTGGAGGGTTTTGATTACGGGTCCATTTTAGGGCAGTGTTGCGAGATGCCGGTCGGTTATGTCCAGATTCCGGTGGGCATTGCGGGGCCGTTGTTGCTTGACGGGAGGGAGTATTCGGTTCCCATGGCCACCACCGAAGGGTGCTTGGTGGCGAGTGCGAACAGGGGTTGTAAAGCTATTCATTTGTCCGGTGGAGCTACGAGTGTTTTGTTGAAAGATGGGATGACCAGAGCTCCCGTTGTTAGGTTCGGGAGTGCTAAGAGGGCTGCTGAGTTGAAGTTGTTCCTGGAGAATCCTGTCAATTTCGATCCTTTGTCTATGGTTTTCAATAAATCTAGCAGATTTGCTAGACTTCAGGCCATCAAATGTGCTATTGCTGGCAAAAATCTCTACCTCAGATTTACTTGCAGCACCGGTGATGCTATGGGAATGAATATGGTTTCCAAAGGAGTCCAAAATGTTCTGGATTTCCTCCAGGCTGAGTTCCCCGACATGGATGTCATTGGCATTTCTG GTAACTTCTGTTCCGACAAGAAGCCTGCTGCTGTCAACTGGATTGAAGGACGGGGCAAGTCCGTGGTTTGTGAGGCCATAATTAAGGGTGATGTCGTCAGGAAAGTATTGAAGACTAATGTGGATGCCCTGGTGGAGCTTAATATGCTCAAGAACCTTACTGGTTCTGCCATGGCTGGAGCTCTTGGTGGCTTCAATGCCCATGCCAGTAACATCGTCACTGCAGTCTACATAGCCACTGGCCAAGATCCTGCTCAAAATGTGGAGAGTTCTCACTGTATCACGATGATGGAAGCAATTAATGATGGCAAGGACCTTCACGTTTCTGTCACCATGCCTTCCATTGAG GTTGGAACAGTTGGAGGTGGCACTCAGCTTGCATCACAGTCAGCATGTTTGAACCTACTAGGGGTCAAAGGTGCCAACAAAGAGTCGCCGGGGGCAAACTCAAGGCTGCTAGCTACCATTGTAGCTGGTTCTGTTCTTGCTGGAGAGCTCTCACTCATGTCTGCTCTTGCAGCTGGACAGCTCGTTAAGAGCCACATGAAGTATAACAGATCAAGCAAAGATGTTACCAAGGCTTCTTCctag
- the LOC102607186 gene encoding AT-hook motif nuclear-localized protein 25-like, which yields MSGYVHQLLGPSELQLQPQHHQADSADKDIDERSHDQSAAAGGNNTTSSGSGSGGGGGAGRRPRGRPAGSKNKQKPPIIVTRDTPNALRSHVLEISSGADIVDSVSTYARRRGRGVCILSGTGAVTNVTLRQPPAGAGGSSSASSAGGAVNITLHGRFEILSLTGTSLPPPAPPGAGGLTIYLAGGQGQVVGGSVVGPLTASGTVVLMAASFANAVYDRLPLELQEDADSTTPPPAASQSSGVTGGGGQLGDGGVPWPFHNLGIMNMGINYPFSGGGGGGDVFAAGNWSSTGTTTDDRFSHPASQMIQTFAPYIFTAS from the exons atgtcagGGTATGTTCATCAGCTGTTGGGGCCATCCGAGCTGCAGCTACAACCCCAACACCACCAAGCAGATTCAGCGGACAAAGATATCGATGAAAGAAGTCATGATCAGTCCGCAGCAGCAGGAGGCAATAACACTACCAGTTCTGGTTCTGGTTCAGGCGGCGGCGGCGGTGCGGGGCGGAGGCCTCGCGGACGTCCTGCGGGTTCAAAGAACAAGCAGAAGCCACCAATAATCGTAACTAGAGACACCCCTAATGCACTTAGATCCCATGTCCTTGAAATATCATCTGGCGCTGACATTGTGGACTCCGTTTCAACCTATGCAAGGCGTCGTGGCCGTGGTGTTTGTATTCTCAGCGGAACTGGAGCTGTTACTAATGTCACACTCAGGCAACCACCAGCTGGAGCTGGTGGCAGCAGCAGTGCTAGTAGCGCTGGTGGTGCTGTCAACATAACACTTCACGGCCGCTTTGAGATTTTGTCACTCACTGGAACTTCACTTCCACCTCCGGCACCCCCCGGAGCTGGTGGCTTGACTATATATTTAGCAGGTGGGCAGGGCCAAGTTGTCGGAGGGAGCGTGGTGGGCCCTTTGACTGCTTCAGGTACTGTGGTTTTGATGGCCGCTTCTTTTGCAAATGCAGTCTACGATAGGTTACCCCTTGAGCTTCAGGAGGATGCAGACTCCACTACGCCACCACCGGCAGCCTCTCAGTCTTCAGGAGTGACAGGTGGCGGCGGACAATTGGGAGACGGTGGCGTGCCTTGGCCTTTTCATAATTTGGGAATTATGAATATGGGAATTAATTATCCATttagtggtggtggtggtggtggtgacgTTTTTGCCGCAGGCAATTGGAGCAGCACTGGTACTACTACTG ATGATCGCTTTAGCCATCCAGCCAGCCAGATGATCCAAACTTTTGCCCCATATATATTTACAGCTAGCTAG
- the LOC102629123 gene encoding AT-rich interactive domain-containing protein 5-like, which yields MSANGTGCGKEEKGNEDMEEETAPDVNMSDGETNIDVKDPPFSFPEKNQDEMSSDLQTDNNDVMSVGLPSNNNDSVDNQTADDAKVNTNVDRLYGNHKDLKLESVDDEDKDPESVAGTNASVDVIAKENSRTKSDGSLVHPLNQHEHVAAEERLTKIEVENGEKGEKLDDDSVVGVSANELSGTRNDGSHVHPMNPECAAANESSSEIKAENNKMGEKLDGAAVFYASAKKLSGSKTNGSLNQLECATADERPSEVKAQNDEKREKLEDVSVDVSASKLYGTKNDGIESHVLTLNQLEFAERSSDIKAKNEEKGEKSDDHISKNDEKREKLDDALVFEVSVNKLCDSKNDGIHMHAKNQLESAAADERSLETKDEDDKRGDKLNDGVADMELTLESEVKESKPEVDVGYEVSKESSNLSFLFEPPVAEGDESGTEDEQVAFAKEVENFYRERNLEFKHPKFYKEDLNLLKLWRAVIKLGGYDEVTSCKLWRQVGESFNPPKTCTTVSWTFRIFYEKALLEYEKHRMSNGELPLHDGSLTEPSRIESQAAGSQAFGSGRARRDAAARAMQGWHSKRLLGSGEVCQPIIKEKNSSCTPKSDRQIKNIGLLKRKKPSTVEHSIQVANVKATNPQLDTMIIDIGPPADWVKINVQRTIDCFEVYALVPGLLREEVHVQSDPAGRLVISGQPEHMDNPWGVTPFKKVVSLPSRIDPHQTSAVVTLHGQLFVRVPFEQSDM from the exons ATGAGTGCTAATGGGACGGGTTGTGGCAAGGAAGAAAAGGGAAATGAAGACATGGAGGAGGAGACAGCTCCTGATGTGAATATGAGCGATGGGGAGACAAACATTGATGTCAAAGATcctcctttttctttccctgaaaaaaatcaagatgAAATGTCTAGTGATTTGCAGACTGATAACAATGATGTGATGAGTGTTGGATTACCGTCCAATAACAATGATTCTGTAGACAATCAAACTGCTGATGATGCTAAGGTTAACACCAATGTGGATCGTTTATATGGAAACCATAAAGATTTGAAATTGGAGTCTGTAGATGATGAGGACAAGGATCCTGAATCTGTTGCCGGCACTAATGCTTCAGTTGATGTTATTGCCAAGGAAAATTCTAGAACCAAAAGTGATGGAAGCCTAGTGCATCCGTTGAATCAGCATGAGCACGTTGCAGCTGAGGAGAGGTTGACCAAGATAGAAGTTGAAAATGGTGAAAAGGGGGAGAAGTTAGATGATGATTCTGTTGTTGGTGTAAGTGCCAATGAACTTTCTGGTACTAGAAATGATGGAAGTCATGTGCATCCAATGAACCCAGAATGCGCTGCAGCTAATGAGAGTTCATCAGAGATAAAAgctgaaaataataagatgGGGGAGAAATTAGACGGTGCCGCAGTTTTTTATGCAAGTGCCAAAAAATTGTCTGGTAGCAAAACTAATGGAAGTCTTAATCAGCTAGAATGTGCCACAGCTGATGAGAGACCCTCAGAGGTAAAAGCTCAAAATGAtgagaagagggagaaattagaGGATGTTTCAGTTGATGTAAGTGCCAGCAAGCTTTATGGTACCAAAAATGATGGAATTGAAAGTCATGTGCTTACGTTAAATCAGCTAGAATTTGCTGAGAGGTCATCAGATATAAAAgctaaaaatgaagaaaagggGGAGAAATCAGATGATCACATTAgtaaaaatgatgaaaagagggagaaattagaTGATGCATTAGTTTTTGAAGTGAGTGTCAACAAACTTTGTGATAGCAAAAATGATGGAATTCATATGCATGCAAAGAATCAGCTGGAAAGTGCTGCAGCTGATGAGAGGTCATTAGAGacaaaagatgaagatgaCAAAAGAGGGGACAAATTAAATGATGGAGTCGCAGACATGGAGTTGACTCTGGAAAGTGAAGTTAAGGAGTCAAAGCCTGAGGTGGACGTCGGGTATGAAGTTAGTAAGGAAAGCTCAAacctttcatttctttttgaaCCTCCTGTTGCTGAAGGTGATGAATCAGGAACAGAGGATGAGCAGGTAGCATTTGCTAAGGAGGTAGAAAATTTTTACAGAGAGAGAAACCTCGAGTTTAAGCACCCGAAGTTTTACAAAGAGGACCTGAATTTGCTCAA GTTATGGAGAGCTGTGATCAAACTTGGTGGCTATGACGAG GTCACTTCATGCAAGTTGTGGAGGCAAGTAGGAGAATCATTCAATCCCCCAAA GACATGCACCACTGTCTCATGGACATTCCGAATTTTTTATGAGAAG GCTCTACTTGAATATGAGAAGCATAGAATGAGTAATGGAGAGCTTCCTCTTCATGATGGTTCCCTTACAGAGCCAAGTAGAATTGAAAGTCAG GCGGCTGGAAGTCAAGCTTTTGGTTCAGGTAGGGCACGAAGGGATGCTGCAGCTCGTGCCATGCAGGGTTGGCATTCTAAGCGTCTTCTTGGTAGTGGTGAGGTTTGTCAGCCAATCATCAAG GAAAAAAACTCAAGTTGTACACCAAAGAGTGATAGAcagattaaaaatatag GTTTGCTGAAGCGTAAGAAGCCATCTACTGTTGAGCATAGTATTCAAGTTGCCAATGTGAAAGCTACAAATCCACA GTTGGATACAATGATAATTGATATTGGACCCCCTGCAGACTGGGTAAAGATTAACGTGCAAAGAACT ATTGACTGCTTTGAAGTATATGCTTTAGTTCCTGGGCTTCTGCGAGAGGAG GTGCATGTTCAGTCTGACCCAGCTGGCCGTTTGGTTATATCTGGTCAGCCAGAGCACATGGATAATCCTTGGGGTGTGACACCATTCAAAAAG GTTGTTAGCTTACCCTCTCGAATTGATCCACATCAAACATCTGCTGTCGTTACCCTGCATGGCCAGTTGTTTGTGCGTGTCCCATTCGAGCAGTCGGATATGTAG
- the LOC102606902 gene encoding cellulose synthase-like protein D4 produces the protein MASLSSQPSKKVRSGSSGGAKDSPSGRTSSSGQTVKFARRTSSGRYVSLSREDLDMSGEFSGDYMNYTVHIPPTPDNQPMDSSSVAVKAEEQYVSNSLFTGGFNSVTRAHLMDKVIESQVNHPQMAGAKGSSCGMPACDGKAMKDERGNDIIPCECRFKICRDCYMDAQKDTGLCPGCKEPYKLGDYDDEIPDFSSGALPLPAPNKDGGNSNMTMMKRNQNGEFDHNRWLFETKGTYGYGNAFWPQDDMYGDDGEDGFKGGMPDNSDKPWKPLSRTLPIPAAIISPYRLFIAIRFVILGFFLHWRVVNPNTDAIWLWLMSVSCEIWFAFSWILDQFPKLFPVNRSTDLEVLRDKFDMPSPSNPTGRSDLPGIDMYVSTADPEKEPPLTTANTILSILAVDYPVEKLACYVSDDGGALLTFEAMAEAASFADLWVPFCRKHNIEPRNPDSYFSLKIDPTKNKSRTDFVKDRRKIKREYDEFKVRINGLPDSIRRRSDAFNAREEMKMIKHMREGGADPTEPIKVQKATWMADGTHWPGTWTVPTSEHAKGDHSGILQVMLKPPSPDPLMGSADDDKLIDFTDVDIRLPLFVYMSREKRPGYEHNKKAGAMNALVRASAILSNGPFILNLDCDHYIYNCKAIREGMCFMMDKGGEDICYIQFPQRFEGIDPSDRYANNNTVFFDGNMRALDGLQGPFYVGTGTMFRRFALYGFDPPDPNKNPQNKDTEMHALNPTDFDSDLDVNLLPKRFGNSTMLAESIPIAEFQGRPLADHPSVSYGRPPGALRAPRDPLDAATVAEAVSVISCWYEDKTEWGDRVGWIYGSVTEDVVTGYRMHNRGWHSVYCVTKRDAFRGSAPINLTDRLHQVLRWATGSVEIFFSRNNAFLASRKLKLLQRLAYLNVGIYPFTSLFLIVYCFLPALSLISGHFIVKNLNITFLVYLLIQSLCLIGLAILEVKWSGIGLEEWWRNEQFWVIGGTSAHFAAVIQGLLKVMAGIEISFTLTTKSAAEDNDDIYADLYVVKWTSLMIPPIVIAMVNIVAMVIAFLRTIYATNPSWSKFIGGAFFSFWVLAHLYPFAKGLMGRRGKTPTIVFVWSGLIAITLSLLWMAISPPGSTPAATGGEFKFP, from the exons ATGGCATCCCTTTCGTCCCAACCATCTAAGAAAGTAAGAAGCGGCAGCAGCGGGGGTGCAAAGGACTCTCCGAGCGGTCGTACATCATCAAGTGGACAGACAGTTAAATTTGCAAGAAGAACGTCAAGTGGGCGATATGTGAGTCTTTCAAGAGAAGATCTTGATATGTCAGGTGAGTTTTCTGGAGATTATATGAACTACACGGTTCACATCCCTCCTACGCCAGATAATCAGCCCATGGACTCATCATCTGTTGCTGTCAAGGCTGAAGAGCAATACGTTTCTAATTCTCTTTTTACTGGAGGATTCAATAGTGTCACGCGGGCTCATCTCATGGATAAGGTCATTGAGTCTCAGGTTAATCATCCTCAGATGGCTGGAGCCAAGGGTTCTTCCTGTGGCATGCCTGCTTGTGATGGTAAGGCCATGAAGGACGAGAGGGGAAATGATATCATCCCTTGTGAGTGCAG GTTCAAAATATGCAGAGACTGCTACATGGATGCCCAAAAGGACACCGGACTGTGCCCCGGTTGCAAGGAGCCTTATAAACTGGGAGATTACGATGATGAGATACCCGATTTTTCAAGCGGTGCTCTGCCGTTGCCAGCTCCGAATAAAGATGGGGGTAACAGCAACATGACCATGATGAAGAGGAACCAAAATGGAGAATTTGATCACAACAGGTGGTTGTTTGAGACTAAAGGTACTTACGGTTATGGCAACGCATTTTGGCCTCAAGACGACATGTATGGTGATGATGGAGAAGATGGTTTCAAAGGAGGCATGCCAGATAATTCCGATAAACCTTGGAAGCCCCTTAGTAGGACATTGCCTATCCCAGCAGCCATCATCAGCCCTTATAGGTTGTTTATCGCCATTCGATTTGTGATTTTGGGGTTTTTCTTACACTGGAGAGTGGTAAATCCAAATACTGATGCAATATGGTTGTGGCTCATGTCAGTTTCGTGCGAGATTTGGTTTGCTTTCTCCTGGATCCTGGATCAGTTTCCCAAGCTCTTTCCAGTCAACCGTTCTACTGACCTTGAGGTCCTGCGTGACAAGTTTGATATGCCATCACCTTCCAATCCCACCGGCCGCTCTGACCTCCCTGGTATTGACATGTATGTATCCACAGCCGATCCCGAAAAAGAGCCTCCCCTTACCACTGCCAACACAATCCTTTCCATTCTGGCCGTTGATTACCCTGTGGAGAAGCTTGCATGCTACGTTTCTGATGATGGAGGTGCCCTTCTTACTTTTGAGGCAATGGCTGAGGCTGCAAGCTTTGCTGATTTATGGGTTCCATTTTGTAGAAAGCATAATATTGAGCCTAGGAATCCTGACAGTTACTTCAGCTTAAAAATTGACCCAACAAAGAACAAGAGCAGGACTGATTTTGTCAAGGATAGAAGGAAGATAAAGAGAGAATACGATGAATTCAAAGTCAGAATCAATGGGCTTCCCGACTCAATCAGAAGAAGATCAGATGCTTTCAATGCAAGAGAGGAAATGAAGATGATTAAACATATGAGGGAGGGCGGGGCTGACCCTACAGAACCGATAAAGGTACAAAAGGCTACATGGATGGCTGATGGCACTCACTGGCCTGGGACTTGGACAGTTCCGACCAGTGAACATGCCAAAGGTGACCATTCAGGTATTCTTCAGGTGATGCTGAAGCCACCTAGCCCTGATCCATTAATGGGAAGTGCAGATGATGATAAGCTCATAGACTTTACAGACGTTGATATAAGGCTTCCACTGTTTGTGTATATGTCCCGTGAGAAACGACCAGGGTATGAGCATAACAAGAAAGCTGGTGCTATGAATGCTCTGGTACGAGCGTCAGCCATTCTATCAAATGGCCCATTCATACTCAATCTTGACTGCGATCACTATATCTATAACTGTAAAGCTATTCGTGAAGGAATGTGCTTTATGATGGACAAAGGTGGTGAAGATATCTGCTACATTCAGTTTCCACAGAGATTCGAAGGCATTGATCCTTCTGACAGATATGCTAATAACAATACTGTCTTTTTTGATGGCAATATGCGTGCCCTCGATGGTCTGCAG GGGCCTTTTTATGTGGGAACGGGGACCATGTTCAGGAGATTTGCTCTGTATGGATTTGACCCACCAGATCCTAATAAGAATCCTCAAAATAAAGACACTGAGATGCATGCCTTGAATCCCACGGACTTTGATTCTGATCTTGACGTGAACCTACTGCCCAAGAGGTTTGGAAATTCAACGATGCTGGCAGAATCTATACCTATTGCTGAATTTCAAGGCCGACCCCTTGCAGATCATCCTTCTGTTAGCTACGGACGTCCCCCTGGTGCGCTCAGGGCCCCCCGAGATCCGCTTGATGCAGCTACAGTTGCTGAAGCTGTCTCTGTCATTTCTTGTTGGTACGAGGACAAGACTGAATGGGGTGACAGGGttggttggatttatggttcAGTTACTGAAGATGTTGTTACAGGCTACCGCATGCACAACCGTGGTTGGCACTCTGTCTACTGCGTCACAAAGCGTGACGCATTCCGTGGTTCAGCTCCAATCAATCTCACTGATCGACTCCACCAGGTGCTCCGCTGGGCTACAGGTTCTGTTGAGATTTTCTTTTCCAGAAACAATGCTTTTCTTGCCTCTAGAAAACTCAAGCTCCTGCAGCGCTTGGCTTATCTCAATGTCGGAATCTATCCGTTCACTTCACTATTCCTTATTGTCTATTGCTTCCTCCCTGCGCTTTCGCTCATCTCAGGACACTTCATTGTTAAAAATCTAAACATCACATTTTTAGTCTACCTGCTTATTCAAAGCCTTTGTCTTATTGGTTTGGCCATTCTGGAAGTGAAGTGGTCAGGTATAGGATTGGAAGAATGGTGGAGAAACGAGCAGTTCTGGGTCATCGGTGGAACCAGTGCTCACTTCGCTGCTGTTATTCAAGGTCTTCTTAAGGTGATGGCAGGAATTGAAATCTCTTTCACATTGACAACTAAATCAGCAGCTGAAGACAATGATGACATATATGCAGACCTCTACGTTGTCAAATGGACTTCCTTGATGATTCCACCAATCGTCATTGCCATGGTGAATATAGTCGCCATGGTCATTGCATTTTTAAGGACAATTTATGCAACTAATCCTTCGTGGAGTAAGTTCATTGGTGGAGCTTTCTTTAGCTTCTGGGTGTTGGCTCATCTCTATCCTTTCGCCAAAGGTTTGATGGGAAGGAGAGGCAAGACCCCCACCATTGTGTTTGTCTGGTCAGGTCTCATTGCAATCACACTTTCCCTGCTCTGGATGGCCATCAGCCCCCCAGGAAGCACACCTGCGGCAACTGGTGGAGAATTCAAATTCCCCTAA